Sequence from the Nymphaea colorata isolate Beijing-Zhang1983 chromosome 9, ASM883128v2, whole genome shotgun sequence genome:
CCATCGCTTGCTATTGGAGACGATCTCCATTCTGTTTCTTCCATTTACTTTGCTCAACTACTCGAGATTTTCGTTTCTGCTTCATCTTCTTTGCAACaagctctctttcttcttgagAGTGCTATAATAAGCTATTGACTCTTCCCACCATTCTGTACTTAAATGGGGCCTTCTCTGCTGTGAACAGTTCTATGGCAACTTTCTAGTTAACTCTGGACAACGCCAACTGGTGGAGAAGATTGAATGCTATCCTTGGGGACGTCGGAAGTGGCCCAGTTCGAGGGCTGATCTGAGTCGGTATGTTACTTGCATAGTAGTTAGTAACAACCTGTTCCTGCTTCTCATTGGTAAGATCATTCAAGGCTATCTAAGCTCCAATGCTTGCGTGGACAATGTTTGAGGTCGTTCTTCTCTGCCTTCAGTTTTCTTCTTGGCTGTCATTACCTGACTGTTTTTTTTGGTTGGGAATGACTGTATTTAGTCACTTGCTCTTTTTGCTCTGCCTGATGCTCAGCATCCATTTTTGTATAGCTTTGGTCTCTGtaaatatctgtttttttttttgttaataaagcCGGGAGCAATCCATCCCTCAACACTGCCGTTGCAAGGACCAGACATATTAAGGAGTCGCAAATCATGGACATTGCCATGTCGAAGCTGGTTGTTCATAATGCTGTGGATCACTGGGGATGCACAAGCTTAAGCTGTCGATCCAACCCAGAGCATTTTGATACGGATATGACACGCCGagagtaaaataaataaaaaagaacgaGGAAGCACAGACGATCATGGCCGTAACGGTCAGAGAGGAACCATATCCAAGTCAAAAGGGACGTATAAATGAATACAAACTTCTATTGATATCGGAAATTTCAACTAAATATACAGGAACAGCGCGTCAACTTCACAAATGCCAAAGGTAAATGTTAAGATTTGTCATGAATATGGAGGCTCTCATACTCGATGAACAAAATATCCCTCTCTTCCCACATTGATGGGCAGAGCTGGAGTTTCTGACACAAATCGAAACCACCCATGTAAATAGCCAAGGCCTATGCGTAACTGGCTCTTGAATGTTGGCAACGTAATCTAAGAACCAGAACAAGACTTCAACTGATTTTCAGAAGATGCATTACAACAATTCTTCAAGATGGCAATTGTAATTTGGCGTTATTCTTCCAGCTgccacaaaacagaaaaagaacaTTATATACAAGAAGTTACTTCAAATAATGGTATAAATAAGCATGGAAAACTGGTAACACCGCCATTTAGAGGTTAAGTCCTAAGCAGCAAGTGCAAGACAAGAAGGAATAACTGCCAGCGCATCTCATCTGTGACCTGGTTCCTACAAAAATTTAACCTTGCTCTTCGAGGTCCAGTATGAACTATGGATACATTGGTACAAAATAGTAAAGTTTAAAGTCAGTCATGTAAATCAATCATTTAGTATTACCTGATAAAGTAGTAGTAGAAGAAATCTGCATAAAGAGCTGTCTGCACAAAACCTGAGATTGAAGCTGAAAAATGCACCAAGAATTAGTCTACACATATTCTATTAAATAAAAGCAGAAAGCACCACCCGTTATCCACTTACATATCCACCGAACATAGTGTTTCTCCATCAAGTAGCGATAAATCCAATTGAGACAATAGAATGCCCTGTAAGCCCTGCAAACAAATTAATAACATATATGAACACATGTTGACGgaattctctccctctctctccagGATGCTtgtttaaatcacaagtttgggCAGTTTGATTCACATTCTTCATTCAATGCATCTCTAGCTAGTTTGTCTTTCTGTCCCATATATCTTTCCAACAAATAATTCAACTTTCATTTCCAACAAGTAATTCACCTTTCACTATACTGTTTCAGCTCAAGAGGAAGCTCTTGAGAAAAAGCTCCTTtatacagaagaaaaagagaaaatggagatATTTAAAGCCCACAGATGGATATAAAAGATATTGGTATTTCAAGTAGAGTGTACAACCACTGGCTAGAGATGATAAaatttgataattgatcttgACATTCACAAGCAAAACCATACCCAAGGAAGCAAACGTATTGCCCAGTCAGATTGTCAACATTCCCACTCCTTTGTAGTAAAACCAACTGTGGAAGAATGGCCACCGCCTCTAAGTATATAGAGAACGCCCAAAAGACCTGCAATGCAGAGATTATAACAGCAAAAAATCTCTGAGGATGCTATGCTACTATCAAGGAGATGCTGAAACAGATGAGGAATTAAAATAGACGAAATATTTATTACATAGGAGGATTGCAAATATGGACATGCATAGTAAACCATTTCAATAGTCTATTGCATAGTGTACAGCACTAGGACAAACATATGCTTGTAAATGTAATCAAGCTACTCTCTTGCAATGACAAACCAGAAAACAATTCTCAATTACACAAATTGCCCAAACTTGGAACAAGTTCTAACATTATATACATGATacataaaattcttttattACAAGTATGTTTAGCAATTCCCATGTCCACCGATAATTATAAACCAGTTGAAGGGCTTACATAGCACCATCGTGGCCAGGGCCACATAGAATACCTCCAGGGTTCAGGCCATTGTCTTTGGTTAAGCTAGAGGGCCATCCTATAAATCCTTGTCAACAGGTCCTCAACATTCTTATTTCCTAAAACGCTAAAAGGATATATCTCCTCATAAAATCGCAAGGGCCTGCTGTAAGTCTAAAACCTTTAGAAGATTGACTACTTCACAAATGCCAACACAAATCACAGGCTTCCACTTAGTTCATAAGTAAAGGGTTCAACATTGGATAGCTCAAAAGAGACCAAATCAAATTCTTCCATAAAACGAGAGATGAAGCCAAACATTTCCAGTCCACGAAGGCAAGAGGAAATTCAGCATATACAGCTAACAGCCAGAAAGTCTGGAAGTTGCACATAGGATTGCAGCAGTTCCTTTATCTTTGTATGGATCCACCCCTCGATCCCTTATTCCTAAAGGACAAAATGAAACTCAAGCTGCTGGTAGACCTATGACTGAACAAAAATGTCTGACTTAGTCCTCTAAAAGTCTATGAAACGGTTGAGGCTCTTTCCAGTATGAGatgcatttcatcatcttgAAAGTGTGTTTCTTGCTGCTCCATGAGATTCCATTCTCAATgtgaggaaagaaaaaaagagaaaattatcAAGAGAATTTGGCTTTAAGAGAGATGATGAAAAAGGACACAAAGTTACCTCTCTAATAGTAAACTTTTCGTGAACAAGTAATGCCAGAAGAAAGGAGGCTGCTACAAGAAAATAGTGGCGGAAGGTATCTTGATCTTTGTCATAAGTTCGTCTTACAATGGGGTGTGCACGCATACACCAAACAATTGCTAGTGAGCTAACAATGAAGACCACCTTCATGACAGCATTGTAGAGTGATATGAAATCAGTGAACAGATCCAAGTAGCGAGTGATGAACACAAACACGTAAAGCTCTTGAGTCTTCAAAGAGATCCCTaatcacaaaatgaaaataaagttaCATTAACACGTAATAAATTCTAtagaattacaaaaaaaaatgaaaaaaagaaaaggatgaaggATGAAGGATGAAGGATGAAGTTTAAGTATCAGAATGATTTTGAGCAAAACTGCTAAACAGACAGAACCATGTTATGGGATTTCTTAAACATGCATGAGTTATTCAGGACTCAGATAGTAAAAATGCAAAGCCTTCGTCAGGACACAGTGGGAGAACAACAAATAAGGCACTTGGAATTCATGCTGCTGGTTTGTGCAGGATGCAAGAAAACAATTTAATAGAATATGCTTCCATAAATCCACAAATCCACCATTCAGTCATAGCAACAATCCATCATGCTCAGCAATGCATCATGTTCGAACTGGTTGAATAAAAACAACCACTTGAACAGAGAGGGCTAGCGTTATGCCAGCCACAAGTGAGTGTGAGGTTCTGTCTTCCAGAAAGGTTTTCCTAGCGGTACCATACAGAAACCATGATAAACTACCTAGGGAAAATTACACCCTCGCAATTATAGACCAAACTGAGAAACTTTAACATAAAGTGAATCCATACGTACTCACATATCAAGGGTCAGAGTTGAAACCTGGGGCACATTCTTGGGACAGCCTAATCCCACCCAATGGAAAAAGCCTAACCCACAATTTCGGAAGTAAAATGCTTAACAGGACTTGGAGGCAGCAAACCCTAAACCTAATGCCTAACAGAAAAGCAAATGTTAAACCTAGGAAGAGCAAATGTTAAACCTAGGAAGAACATAAGGAAGCAAATGCTACAAATAGAAAGCACATAATGCTACAAATAGAAAGCACATAAAAAGCAGAGACTGCAACTAGGTGAAAAAATAAGACGAACTCGCCcagattttttaattaaaagcctaaaacacTTCCCGTTTTCACCTAAAAAGCGCTTAATCGCAATAAAAAAGTAGAATCTCAAAACAGCATTACATAAATGGAACAAGTGAACCTTAACTCTCATGACAACACGAAGTCAAATACTGATAAGGAagattacataaaaccttactCCCATGCCCAACACGAACGCAAATACTGAAATCAGGAAGAGCACATAGAGAAGCAAAGACCATTAGAATTTCAACCAAGACACTAAGAATCTCCTTTGTTTCCTGAGAACGGGGAGGAAAGAACAACATCCACCAAAAAAACCGCAATGGCTTGAAACCTACGTATAGTCAAAATGCCACCAAAATCCGGCCCATGGCTTCGAGAGGAACACGAATCAGCCACGTCATATCACACCATTATCAGAACAAAAAATAGAACCACATCAAACTCCACAACGGAAGAAACCCCAATCTCAATCCAAAATATAGAAATAGCTTCAATGCATAGACCAAAAGAAACCATATCTAAGCATAGTTACACGAAAATATCCGAAGAATTCAGGGGATTGATCAATCAACGAATTCGATGAGAACCAAAGTCAGTAAAAACATCTTAGCAGCAAGAAACTACCAACCGGCGCAGGATTTCGTCGCGTAGATCTTCAGGAGGAGAACGAGGACGCTGATTAGGTGGGTCATGTCCCCGGCCAACCGGAAGATGTTCATGGCGCCGTCGAGATGCAAGAGCTGGAGCaacaaggagaaggagagaaaggggTTTTCTTTTGGAGTTGCTTCTTCGAGACTCTCCTCTCGTGACCAACGTGGGAATTCCTTTTCCGGTGGGATTTCTCTCAGGAGgagggaaaacagaaaaatgaaagagagagaagcccTTCTGTCTGGCGGTTCCGCTTTTAGTGtctctcgcctctctctctctctctctctctcgtagaTTTTGCTCAAATCAGTGTTGGCACCGTACCGGTTTACAAACAGGTACGGCaccttttattaatttataaataaTACCAGGGGtaatttgaaaaacttaaaatataaaaaaatgtattctcAGAACCATACTTAAATAACATTTGGACGACGGGCTGGACCAGCTTGTATATGCTTACACGCGACAATATGACAATAGATTGTTAGCGAAAGAGAATAAAATAGTCGACGATcttaatataataaaaaatacaaataataatAAGCAAGGAATTAACGGGATGGAaacaaaaggataaaaaagtCTTCACTTGCAATGTACCCTTAATAcgatatatttatataattttaatatttatgtAAGAAAAACCGCCTTATGTGAACTTCCGAAGACCATATTTTTATCGGATATGATACATCTTTTAACTTAAGGATTACGCTTGTAAttatttgtaataaaaaaaaaacataccaaaATATGACAATGACTCGTCCCTTTCCCTTGTGACACAATCTGTTCATATAGTTACTCTTCGTTCTTTAGCTTTTATATTTATGATATACACGAATATAGTTACTGcacaatttaatttattgccTCTTTTATTGTAGAGGAGGACCATGGAGAACACTGACAACCTTGGCTCTTCGTGAGGCTGAACAATCTCTTCATGATACTAAGCCATTCTTGGTGATGTTCACAATCCCTTGCATGTAGCCAGATGGACACGTGTTATGACTATTTGTTTGAGTTGGGTGCAAATTATTGCCAATGGTATCCAAATCGCCATTCAACATTGGTGAAGGTGAGAATATGCCCCTTCAAACTTGGCATGGTGAAAGCCCATGAGCCAAGTTTGGAATAGtgaataatgatttttttttttttatatgggtTTGTCAAAATGATTAGTGTAGATTGCTTAAAAATTGATTAGTTAATTGACcttgaataattttttcatgaataaaaTGATGGTCAATTTCCACATGTTTCGTTCAATTATGAGAAACTAAGTTGATGGTTGTATGTAAAGCTAATAGAGTgtcaacaaaaatgaatattgTTTCTCTTGCATATAGGTACTTAAAACTAAAGTCAGAAATGATGGCAGTTTAGATAGACTTAAAGCATGACTTGTTGCTTGTGGCTTCAATCAAGCTCTTGGCATAGACTTTCTTGGTATAATCTATATGCATTCTCATatgctgattgggctggatGATCCACCATTTGTTGCTCCACTACCGGGTTTTGTCTATTTTATGCTGTAAAATGCGTTTCTTGGAGTGTGAAGCAACAAGCAATTTTGCTTAAACTAGCTCTAAAGAGCTTTAGGTTCAACTGTTGTCAAAGTTACTTTGATAACATGTATTGTTACAGCTGTTTGGCAATTGTAAGAACTGTTTGAACCAAAAATTGGGCCATATGGATCTGTCCCGGTCTTTGGGGCAGATTTATGTAACAACtacaaattgttttcattgtcaaACAGCCCTTAGAAGATTTTTTGGCaccagtaacaatttgttaatatcgaatgaatctgccttaaaaaaTGGAATAGATTTATGGAACTCTGTAACATAGAgttctatgaatctactccaaattTTGGAGCAAAATTCAATGGAAAGTAACAACCTATTATAAGTGTCAAACGGCCTTTTAGAGACTTCTAGTGCTCTCAAACCTCAAACCCCTTGTATATGTGTCTTCTCCCGTCCGAAAGAATAACACAATAGGTGAGGAATAACATTGAGCAAAAGTGGAGAGAAGAGGCATAGAGATCACCCATATGTGTTCCAAGGTGTTGGAGGGAGAATACCCAAACATTTTCCTTGATATGATGAAAAGAGTTAGGGGAGAACAacatcacaaaaaaaacatcCCTCAAATTCTAGGGATGATTTCTAAGGATTATTTTCTCTTATGCTTCCATGCCTATATGAGAGAAAATTTGGTTGGAGCTGCCTATTTAAAATCTCTCATATTTTCCATGGCAATAACAAGAACCTCAGAAAATCTTTACATATGCACAATTGCATATATCAAACAGTCCCCCATTGAGCCTTGTTGCAATTATTAAAATTTAGGTTGCCTTCAGGTGACACTTCAAAAATAATGTTAAAACAGGTTTCTAATAGGTTAGCTTTTAACAAGTGTTAACCTGGTTTATGTGTTTAGGTGACGAGGCAACATTTTTTGTGTTATCCGCTGCATTTTGAACATGCCATAAATGCAGTCTCAAACATCACCCAAACATGCCTTAAATGctattttggaggcaaaatgaCATTTTTCCTCCAATATTATGGTTAAATGTGTTATGCAAGTACACCATTggatggatttggatcttggaaATATTATACAGGTTTAATCAGGTCCAGGATCCAACTTAACATAGCCTAAAGTAGGCCTAGAATGTTTACACCGTCTAGTTCTCCCATCACAAAGTTTAACATCCGACTGTTTTTTGGGTGGATATTTTGACAAGTTTTGTGGATTGCAAACAAGTGTCTTTGTTTTGAAGAACTGTGAGTTATAGGATACAAACATTTAAGAACCtattattttgcaaaattcTGGTAAGCTGGTTTGCAATGGTGGactaaaaatgaagataataaaaatattagcaAATACTTAAAGTCGCCCATTAACTGGGACTAATAGTCACCCCATGGTGATTAGGATTGTCAAATTAATATAACCCCAAACATTTACTTTGTACTTCAAATCTCTCATAAACTTCATTCTTTGCAAACAACCTCTTGAACATCTTGGATGGTTGAAAGTaatgcaagaaaagtttgatATCTTAAAACAAACCCAAACGTGGGAATTGGTTCCTAAATAATCAGTGGAAAACATATTTGATATGTTATAGGGCATCGAGTAACTCCTTAATCTTCCTTGGCACTGTTTGGACTTCAAATGCCTTTTGCTCTTTTCATCAATTTCCCACTACCTTC
This genomic interval carries:
- the LOC116259884 gene encoding ER lumen protein-retaining receptor A-like translates to MNIFRLAGDMTHLISVLVLLLKIYATKSCAGISLKTQELYVFVFITRYLDLFTDFISLYNAVMKVVFIVSSLAIVWCMRAHPIVRRTYDKDQDTFRHYFLVAASFLLALLVHEKFTIREVFWAFSIYLEAVAILPQLVLLQRSGNVDNLTGQYVCFLGAYRAFYCLNWIYRYLMEKHYVRWISSISGFVQTALYADFFYYYFISWKNNAKLQLPS